A segment of the Campylobacter anatolicus genome:
TACCAGATGGTGAAAATACTGAGTGTCCGTCAAATCTCTTTAGTGATATAATAGCACTTTCAAATAAGCTTGATACGCTTATAGGGCTATTTAGTGTAGGGAAAATTCCAAGTGGCACCAAAGATCCTTATGCACTTCGTCGTGCAGCAAATGGTGTGATAAAAATCGTATTAAATCATGGGCTTAAATTTGATATTTCGGCGATCTTAACAGAACTTGCGAGCGAATACAAGAGCTTTGATGTTAGGTTGCTTGAGAGCTTTATGCTTGATAGACTTTATACATTTTTTGACGCAAATGCATCTATCATTAAGGCTTGTATAAATAGTGGCAAACGCGACATAGTAGAGCTTGCACGTGCGATTGACGCGTTAGCTAGTATCGCTGCAGATGATAAATTTAAAGAGAATTTCTCAACCTTTAAACGCCTTGCAAATATCTTAAAAGAGGCTAAAATATGTAGCGTAGATGAGAGTTTATTCGAGCTTAGTGAAGAGAGGGCATTAAATGATAAATTTAAAGCACTCAAAAGTGACCCAAATAACTACAAAGCAAGACTAAATGAGTTATTTGAACTAAAAGATAGTATAGACGCATTCTTTGATAAAGTTATGATAAATACCAAAAATGAAGCCATAAGAAATAATCGCATCGCCACAATAGGACAAATTTATAACGAATTTATCAAAATCGCTGACATAAAAGAGATAAGCATATGATTGCTGCTTTGATATTTGCGACCCTGATATATATATATATATATCGATAGAAGCAATAAAGGAGAGCCAAATTTGCTCTCCTTATTAAAAGATAAAATTTTAAGTAAAAATGATAATGTAAATTTAATAATATGCACTACGCCACTTCAAATGGTTATTGCTAGGCATATAGTGCAGATTTATAGCGATGAAAAGTTTTACTTTCTTTTGATAGCTGATACTAAAAATAAAAATGAAATTTTTGATTACTATTTTAAAAGCCTATCAAAATTTTGTCTAAAAAATTTTTCGTTTTATATATCTTATAACCAAATTTTATTTTTGCTTGAACTACGTATCAAAGGGCTTTTGATGCCAAAAATTAATAAAATATTTATATCTAGCATAGATAATATATCGGTGCAGACTTTTTTAAATTCTATTAAATTTGATAGTGTTTGTACGTTTGACGATGGTACGGCAAATTTAGTTACAGATTCATATTATGATTCTTTAAAATACGAAAGATCAAAATTATCTATAAATATACCTTACCTGTATGATAATTGGCTAAATCCAAAATTTACAACAAGTATTATAAAAAATTTATCAAGTATCCACTACACTATCTTTAAAGATATACCAAATGTAATTGAACTAAATAGGCAAAATAGCATAGATATGCGATATATCTGTCCTTTTGAGTGTGATGTAAAAACAGATACGAATCAAAAAGAGTGTATTAAAATTTTTATAGGCTCTCCTGAATTAGAATTGCAAAATGATTCGCAACAGATTGTAGCACATTTTAAGATAAACTACGTGATAAACCACCCAAGGCAAATTTATAAGCTAAGAGATGTAGAAATACTTGACACAGAAGGCTTGATAGTGGAAGATTATATATTATCGTGTTTAAAAAATAATCCCCATATAAAATATCATATATATACTTTATTTAGTAGTGCAGCTTTGACAATGAGAAATTTTAATGGCGTTAAAATAACAGCAGTACAGACAAATAGAACAAAACAGGTGCTAAATAAAAATTTAAAAACTTTGTTCCAAAGTGTAGGTATAGAGATATTAAATTTTTAGATTTTACTCTAGCTCTATCTTTGCTGTTAGATCACTTAGTCCTTGCAGATATGGAGCCGATGTGATGATGGCGTTAATGCCAGTTGTGGCATACTCTTTTGCATTTTTTAAGTTTATGCCACCTGTGGCGGTAATTTTAGCATTTGGATTTATCTTATCTTTAAGAGTGATTGCATAGCTAATCTCATCAACGCTCATCTTATCACACTGCACTAGCTCCACTCCAGCTCTTAAAAGCTTTTCTAAATTTATTAAGTCATCGCACTCTACACCTATAATCTTTTCTGGCATTTTACTTTTAAATTTAGGAATTTCAGCCAAAAATTCATCAAAATTAGTGTAAGCTTTTATATGATTTTCAAAAAAATAATACACTATCACTGAGGTTTAGTCTATGTACTCCACCGCCTCCAGCCACAACCGCACTCACACAAAACTCCTTAGCAAATGGATAACTTTTGCGTGTAGTTAGTATTTGGCAGTGTGGAGCTACTGCTTTTACAGTGCAAACCATCTCGTGAGTGTAGGTTGAAATTTTACAGGAGTATTCAAGTAGGATTTGCACCAGTTTCCACACTTTGTGTATGTTAGCATACGCACCAGTTGCCATAAACAGCACATCTCCTGCGTTATAAATTTTAGAATTTGTCCCCATACTTTGCACCGAGCAATTAAGCATCTTTGCGATACATTCACATATGTCGACATTACTTAGCACAACACTCTCACGAGTTAGTATACTTAGTTTAGCGAGACGATTTAGATGTTTAGTCTGAAGAGAAGTAGTAAGATCTTCAAATGGCACATCGGAGCGGATATACTCCCAAATTTGAGCATCGCTTATCATTTTGTGGCTTTTTTGAGTGGCAGCTTGGTACGTTTTTTAGTAAGCATAGTTTGAAATATGCAGTCATTATAAAGCCCATAATGGTAGAAGCTAAATGCTACTAGGCTCACACCAGCTGCCACGTGCAGTCCTTTGCTAAAGCGATTTTTCATATTAAACGCTGTGAGTGTTGCAAGCCCTAGCGATATACCCATACCGACTTTTGCGATAGTGCGTTGAGTTTGTAGGTTCAGTAATTTTCCACTTATCTTACTTTCCAAATTTAACTCCTTTCATTGAGTTTAAAAGCAACCAAATAGTCGTACCATTATGCAGTACCGCCGTTGCGATAGGATTTAGCATACCGATAGTAGCGGCACCTAAAATAGCCGTATTTATGCCAACAGTTGCTGTAAAATTTGAACTAATTAGTTTCATTGTATTATTTGCCAACTCTTTTGCAATCGCAACGCTCATAATGTCATCTTTTAATAGACTTATGTCGGCTGTCGCCTTTGCTATATCAGCACCTTTATGCATACTTATGCCAACGTTTGCTTTAGTTAGTGAAGGTGCGTCATTTATGCCGTCACCTATAAATGCGACATTTTTACCCTCGTTTTTAAGGCGTTCTATAATGAGTGCCTTATCAGTTGGCAGACATTCGGCAAAAACCCGGTCTATCCCTAGCTCACGTGCAACCTCTTCGGCTTTGCTTTTTATATCGCCACTTAACATAACTATCTCTTTAACACCCAAATTTCGTAGTCGCTGCAACATATCTTTAGCATTTTCTCGCATATCATCTTTCATAGCAATAACGCCTACTAGTTCTTTATCATAGCCTATATAAAGTAATGTCAGACCACCATTTAAACTCTTGTTTATCGTATCATTATGAGAGCTAAAATCTATCATCTCATCATCTTCTAAAAAGTGGCGAGAGCCGATGACGACCTCTTTACCATTCATAAAAGTTTTTACTCCGTGAGCTACGATAAACTCAACTTCGTCATGGTGAATATGATGAAATCCACGCTCTTTTGCCGCATCTACGATAGCTTCAGCTACTGGGTGAAAGTAATGCTCTTCTGCACTTGCGGTTAAATTTAATATATCGCTCTCGCTAAACCCCTCTTTAAACGAATAAATTTCAACTACACTTAGTTGTCCGTGCGTAAGAGTACCGGTCTTGTCAAATACAAATGTATCCGCTGATCCAAGGGCTTCTATAGCCTTTGCACCTTTGATTAAAATTCCATTTCGTCCAGCCTTTGATATACTTGATTTAAAAGCAACCGGTGTAGCTAACTTTAAAGCACATGAGTAATCAGCCTGAAGTACCGCTGCTACACTATCCATATTTTGTCTTAAAAGATATGATGCACCCGCAAGGCTAAGCGTAACTGGCACGAGTTTATCGGCTAGTTTTGAGGCACGAAGCCCTATGCTTGATTTTTCGTTTAGTGAGCTTTGGATATACTCCTTTATACGTGCGGTTGCGGTGTCACTACCGACATTTTCTGCCCAAATTTTTATACGTCCCTCTTCAACGACTGTGCCACTTATGACACGATCGCCTCTATTTTTAGCCACTGGCTCTGCTTCACCCGTCATAGATACTTGATTAACACTAGCACTTCCTTCTACTATATAGCCGTCTATGCCGATGTTTTCACCAGCTCCGACAACTACTATATCGCCCTTTTTAACACTTTCAGTCTTTATCTTTTTAAGAGTTTTTTTGCCATTTTTATCACGCTTTTCTATCCAGACTTCCTCTATATTTGGCTTAGCTAGTTCTTTTATGAGATCATCACTTCTATGAGAGGCACTTTCCTCCATATATTCACCTAAATTTATCATTACGTTTGTGCTATTTGCTGCTAGGTGATCGTTTCTTGCTAAACTTACTCCAACCGCCATTGCTTCAAGCACCTTTGAAGTTATGCCTTCACTTTTTAGCTCTTTTATTCCTTGCCATAAATTTGGTGCAGCAGCGTATAGACTAAGAGCTGTTTTGGCGGTCATATTTGGCAGTAGTGGTGTTATGGCTAGAGCCACACTTGCCTTATAGATATTTGTTTTGCTTGGTAGCGAATTATCTTTTGGCTTTGTTGGCATATGCAGATTTGAGACAAATGCTATTATTTTATCTAAATTTTTCTCATACTCTATGACGATACTTTTTGCGTATTTATTTACACGTGCGTTTTTAACGTCAGCTAACTCACAGATATTAGCCTCTATAAAGCTTACATCACTTCTGTCATTTATCTGTTCGCATAATAACCGCACACGGTTTTTGCTCTGGTGAACGATGCGGATACTATTTTTGTTCTTCAAGCTCTGCTTTAACATCTTCAAACCGCTCTTTTAGCTCTTCTATGCCAGCATTTATCAAGGCACCACCTTTGATGATCGCCTTAAATACGCACTCTTGAGCCTTTTGATTAGTTAGCACGTATGCTACTATACCACCCAAAACTAACCCCTTTACAAAACCTGCGGCGTTGAAGTTTTCAGGCACTAAAGGTAAGTTTTGTGCTGCTTCATTTATTGCGTTGTCTACGGCACTTGGCTGTGACTTGGTTAACTGTGAAGCCGTTTTTTCATCTACTACAATATAAGGGTTTTTCATTATTTACTCTCCAAATTTATAAGTTTTTCAGTTGTGATTAACATACCTATGCCTAGTACAATCTTTGTGGCGGCATAAGCGTATTCACGTCTTGCGATTGAGTTTGATGCACTGATGGCAACAGCAGTCGCGATACCGCCAGTTAAGCTCATCTTTGCGATGTTTGTTGCGATATGTTTTTTTGACTTGGTTTTGGTCGTACTTAGCTCATAGACTGTGGCACCCATACCGGCCACCAAAGCTCCACTTAAGAAATGATCTAGCGGAAGTCTTGTATCAGATAAAAATTTAGATGTTACTTTGCTCATTTTTTGTACCTAGTTATATTATGCTTGTTTTAGCTCTGTTGTGACTTTTTTAGCTCGTGGTTTTGTCGTCTTTTTTACGGTTTTTGTTGCAACTTTTGTTATTTTTAAATTTTTATCAGCAAATTCCTTTGCTTCGTTACTGACTTTTGTTGCAACTTTTTTACCATCTTTGTATAAATTTTTTGCTACGTCTTTACCTTTTTTAAAGCTATTTAGAGCACACTCTTTTAGCTCATCTCGCCTATTGTAGGCAACTACTGCCAATGCTCCAGCTGCTATACCAGCTATAAATGGAAGTGCCATTTTAAATCCTTTATTATTTATTTGATTGTTAATCATCTGTTTGATCCTTTTGGTTGTTTAAATTTTTACTTATCGTTGTTATGCTGATTGCACCCAAAGCCAAACCGCTAAAAAATGGAAAATTTGGATTATTTAAAATTTTTGCTATTTCAGTCTTGTCTGCTTTTCCATTTATGATATTTTGCAGATTCTCATTCATTTCATTAAAGCTTTTTTGATACTCATTTATAATATTTTCATAGCCATTTTGAGTAAAATCATTTAAATTTATATTCTGTTGTGATGTCTGCGTATCTTGGCTAAGTTCAGCTTTTAATGCATGTTTTAAGGCTTTTATATACTCATTGTTTGATGTAGCCCAAAGCCTGAAAAATATATCTTTTAGCTCCTCGTCATTTAGTTCATCTGTAAAGCCCTCATACATTTTACAAATTTGAATTTCATAGTTTAGGGCTGAGATTAGTGCGTCTTGCAAGTTATCAGGTTTTAAAAATGCGTTTGGTGCGTTATCATCCAGTTTTATAGCATATTTTTTCGCATACATTTTTATAAGCTCTATTGCATTTTGTCTAATAGTATAAATTTCATTAAAAATTTTATCAAAGCCAATCAAACTTTGATAAAGCTCTTGAGCACTTAACTCACTCAAAAAAGCCGCTTTTAAAAGCTCATCACGCACAATAAACCTCCCTGGCTACCTCATTTATCACAGTAGAAATTTTGTCTAGGTTTCGTCCTTTAAGTAGATCTTCCCACATATCTTTTGAGAAAATTGTATGATCGTATTCGATCGTTACTGAGCCGATTATTTTATTAAATTTTACACTTTTTATACCATTTATCTTTGCGATCATTTCATCGATCTGACTTAAGTTTATGGTGCTATCAAGCTCTTTTATTTTTGAGCTTACGCGTACCCTTAGACGACCATTTGTATTTGAAATGATGCTAAAATATGATGCGATTTTTGCTAGTGTTTGAGTTTTTATATCCACATTTTTTCCTTTTTAAAATTGATTTAATTATCTGATTATATAACTTAAATACAACTTAAAGTTTTTTGTTTATCGTTATCAAAATAATAAAAATAATGATAAATTTTTAACGCCTTATTTTCGCTCACAATTGTTGCAAATACCGTATAATATCATGGTATGGGCTAAAGCGTTAAACTCCATTTTGTGACAAATTTCATCTTGTCTTTGCTCTATTATCTCATCATGAAATTCAATCACTCTGCCACATTTTTCGCATATTAAATGATCGTGATGAGATTTTAAACTTAGCTCATATTTTTTTATGCCATTTTGCTCATATATATCGGCTAGTCCGCATTCATCTAAGAAATTTAGAAGTGAGTAGATTGTTGGAAGTGAGATATTTTCTTTATGTAAATGCATAAATTTTTCTTGTATTTCGTTGGCACTTAGGTGCGTTTGACTAAGATACATAATAGATAAAATTCGCTCTTTTATGTATGAATTTTTGTGGGATAGCTTACCCATAAAGTCTGAAATATGTTTATAAAATTTATCAAAATCTCTCAAATTTTCTCTCTTTTTGATAATTATTATAAAAATTTTATAATTTTACCGCTTAATGCAAGGTAAATTTTTGTATAAAGCGGATTATAAGTTTTTTTTGGTATAGTTTCGAAATTTTTAAGACTTAAAAAGGAAAAATATGACATACGACGAACTAGAGTTAGACGCTGTTTTACTCGAAGTTTTAGAAAATCGCGGAAGTTTTGATTCGATGGATGATGAGGAACTTTATGAGTTGATAGAACAGATAGCTCAATACACTGATGGCGATTATGAAGAGGCTTTTGAGTATATGACACAGTTTTCGCCGATCCCTAAAAAACGCTTCGTTTCACTATTTATGGTTTAGTTTTAAACCATAAATAGCTTATAAAAATATTCATTTAAAATTTCTTTCAGTTTTTTATATTTGCTTTGTTTTAAACTATTGTTAAAAAATATCTTATATATCATGCATACTTTTGTAACAATAATTAGTATTTTGATGGTTTATTGATATGTGTAGAAGAACTATACTAGTTCATAAAAACAGACTGTCATTATTGATATTTTCACTAAGACTAACATCTAAATCAGGTCTATCTACATTACTATACCACTACATATTAGTGTTTGATACACTAAATAAAAATTTAAAAGCCAAAGGCAAAATGTTGCAATTTTACTCATAATTTTCATTTTAAATTTTTATTCATAAAGATAAAATGGATATGTCAAGTATTAAATTAAGTTGAAAAATTCAAAAATATTATATGGCTAAAAGATATTAATAGCATATCTATTTTAAAAAATTGGATAACGAGAAAAATATACACTTTTAGAAAATGCAATAAAAGCCTTGTTATGGATAAAATTATTGACTTTAATTATAAGTAAATCTAAAAAACATAAAAATTTTATTGGTTTTTATGCGAATGGAGTATAAAATATTAGAAATTTATAAAAGTGAAAATATGGATATAATCTTAGTTATTGAATATGTTGGTATCGCATCCGCGTCACTAAGCGGGTTTTTATTTGCAGTTAAAAAAGATTGTGATTGGCTTGGTGCTTTTGTGGCAGCATTCTTAACAGCTCTTGGCGGTGGTATAGTTAGAGATGTGCTTGTGGGACGAGATGTCTATTCATTTACAAATTATATGCCTATTAGCATAGTTATAGTTATGCTTTTTATCTCGCATTCTCTGAAATTTCACCATAAACGTGAGGAATTAGAGAAGAAATTTATATTTATCTTTGCCGATGCTATCGATGTTATATGCTTTTCTATAGTTGGATCGATGGTCGCATTAGAGTATGGATATAATGTATTTGGTGTTGTTATGATTGCGTTTTGCAACGGCGTGGGTGGTGGTATTTTACGTGATATTTTATTAAATGAAATTCCGTGGTTTTTACGCACCGGACTTTATGGGACGATTAGTATGTTTGTCGGATTTTGTTACTTTTTGTTACACTACTTCGGATATATTGAGTTGCCTTTTGTGCTGACACTACTTGCACTTGGTCTTATTATGCGTATGGTGGCGTATTATCGTGGATGGAAACTTCCTGATTTATGATTAAATTTAGTGAGTTTTTTGAGAGCTGGGCTCATCAAAATTATTATAAATTTGGCGTGGATATAGGCAAAAAAGGTGATTTTTACACTAGTATAAGTGTGGGCTGGCTTTTTGGTGTGAGCTTAGCAAACTATTTTATAAAATGCATTGAACGTAAAGAGCTTAGTGACACGTGTGCTATTGTCGAGATCGGTGCAAATGACGGTATGATGATGGCAGATTTTATACAGGGTATCTTTACGCTTAGGCCAAGTCTTTTAAAGACATTAAAATTTATTATTATCGAGCCACACGATATTTTACGTAAACGACAGTTTAAAGCTATTAAAACAAATTTTGCAGATGAGATAAATTTTACTCATTTTACAAATTTGAGCGAATTTTATACAGATGAAGCGTTTTTTATCTCAAATGAACTTTTTGACAGCTTTTCGTGCGAAGTATTTGATCTTTTAGGTGGTGAAAAACAGCTTTTTGTCAATGATGGTGCTTTAATTTGGAGTAGGGCGGATAAAAAGGATACTTTAAATTTAAAAAAAATCGGTTTTGAAAAAGGTGAAGTTTGTTTTGGGCTTGGTAAATTTGCGAGTGAAATTTTTAAATGTGCCAGGCGGATTAAATTTATAACGTTTGATTATGGAGAGTGGGCTTGGCGTGGAGATTTTAGTATTAGAGTTTATAAAGATCATAATGTTTTTAACCTTTTTGAGATTAAAAAATTAAAGGATTTTTATGGTATAAGTGATATTACATATGATGTTTGTTTTTCACATTTGGCACGAGAATTTGAGAAAAATGGCTTTAAAATGGTTAAATTTAAAAGGCAAAATGAAGTTTTGATAGATGATTTTGCTATCAGTGAAATTATGCAGATAGTGCTTGAAAATGGCAGTGAAAATGTATATAAAAATGCCATAAAACAACTTAAATTTTTAACACATCCAAATTTTTTAGGCGATAGATTTAAATTTGTAGAGTTTGATAAAAATATATGAATTTTTACCTTTATTTGCTCAAATAAAATTTATCAGTTCGAACTAATTTTATTACCAATTTCTCTTGCTATATTGGCAAACTCCGCATTAACCGCACTTGCTAGATCATTTGGTGCAATTTTTATCTGCTTTCCACGCACCCCGGCACTTATAAGTATATAATCAAGCTCACTTGCTCTTTTATCGATAAAAGTCGCAAAAGCCTTTTTCATTGCAATCGGTGAACAACCACCACGTATATAGCCAGTTATCTTTTCAAGATCACGTAAATTTATAAGCTCACAGCGTTTAGCATCTGCCATATGAGCCAACGCCTTTAAATCAAGCTCTAAATCGCCTTGAATACACGCGACGATGTAATTTTTTGTATCGCTTACGCAAACTATTGTTTTGTATATGTGTTTTATATTTTGATGTGTCGAATTTGCAACGTGGATTGCACTTAGATCATCCTCATCTACAGGATATTCTATGAGTTCATAGGCTATTTTTAGCTTATCTAAAAGCCGAGCTGCATTTGTTTTATGTATCATATTTTCTCATTTTTACAAATTTTTTGTATAATTATACCCAAAATCAAAGGAGAGATAATGCCAGACGAAATTGAAGAGAGCAAAAGTAAAAAAAATGGTGGCAAAAGTGTGCTTATAGTAATTATTATAGCCATACTTGTATTATTGCTTATAGTTGGTGGTTTAGTAATGTTTTTGCTAAGCGGAGAAGATGAGCAGATGGCAAATACCGCACCACAGGCACAAATACAACAATCAGCACCAGCCAAACAGCATGGAAAACGTAGTAGCGACTTTACAAATATGGGACCAATATATCCACTAGATCAGTTTATAGTAAATTTGCTTAGCGAAAATGGTTCAAGATTCCTTAAAACAAAGATAGATATGGAGCAAAGTAGCGAACAATTAACGCCAGAACTAGACAAGAAGAAGGCACTTTTAAGAGATATTATCATTCGCACACTATCGTCTAAAACCTATGAAGAGGTCAGTACTGCAAAGGGCAAAGACAGACTAAAGGATGAGATAGTAGGCAAGATAAATGAGGTGCTAAGTGATGGATATATCAAAAATATCTACTTTACTGACTTTGTGGTGCAATGATAGGCATTGACATCATTAGTATCGAGCGTATAGCACGGCTTAGAAAGCGATATGCGAAAGCGTTTTTGCAACGCTTTTTAAGCCACGATGAGATAGTCTTGGCTAAAAGCGATGCGAGTTTGGCTGGGCTTTGGGCGGCAAAAGAAGCTGCTAGTAAAGCACTTGGTGTTGGCATTAGCACTGAGTGTAGTTTTTTTGACATTATGATTAGCAAGGATGTCAAAAATGCTCCTGTTATTAAATTTAGTGATAAAATTTATAAGAAATTTAGTATAAAAAACGCATCACTTAGTATAAGTCATGATAGTGGGTTTGCTATTGCAGCGGTGATACTTGAAAAAAATGTATTTTAAATTTGGTAAAATCTTTTAAACTTTTTCTAAAAATCTCGCCTAAAGTAGTTTTTATATTTTTTACACTTATATTAAACCAGAAAACAAATAGCACAATACTTACGCAGATAAAATAAATTTATCGCTTGTGTAAATACTAATTTGTCCTAAAGACAAATTTAAAAACAATCTTTAAAAACAACAATCAGCTCACATCCACTCTAAAACCTGCACGATATTTTTTGCATAAAAGCACTTTAATCCACTACTTTCAAGTGGCTTGTTTGGTATGATAGCATTTTTAAATTTTTGCGTTTTTGCCTCTTTTAAACGCTGATCTAGGTTAAAAACTTCACGTATTTCTCCGTTTAAACTAAGCTCACCTATAAAGATACTATCCTTGCTGATAGGGCGATTTTTAAAGCTACTTACAATAGCAGCCATTACGGCAAGATCGGCAGCAGTTTCAGTTACTTTAACGCCACCTGAAACATTTATGAAAACATCATAATGCCCAAGTGGTAGCTCTACTTTACGCTCAAGCAGGGCTAAGAGCATATCAAGGCGATTTTTATCATATCCAGTGCAACTGCGTTTTGGATAGGCACTTTCGCATACAAGTGCTTGAATTTCTATACTTAAAGCACGTGAGCCTTCCATTATTATAGTGATCGCACTACCGCTTATCGCCTCACCTCGTGTAAAAAATTTGCTAGAAATTTCATTTGCACTTACTAGTCCTCTTTGACTCATCTCAAAGATTCCCACTTCGCTTGTTGATCCGAAGCGGTTTTTAAAACCACGCAGTATTCGTAGCTCACGACTTGCATCTCCTTCAAAGTAAAGCACCACATCCACCATATGTTCCAGTACTCTTGGACCAGCAATTGAGCCTTCTTTTGTGATGTGCCCGATGATAAAAATCGTAATATCGTTATCCTTTGCCAAACGCATAAGCTCAAACGTGATCTCTCTTACCTGAGAAACTGAGCCTGGAGCTGAGCTTATATCGTTTGAATAAAGTGTCTGAATGGAGTCAATGATTAGAAATTTATAATCATTTTTTTTTACTTCTGTGATTATATTTTCAAGGCAAATTTCAGTTAAAAGGTATAAATTTTTATCCACAGCTCCTAGTCTGTCGGCTCGTAGTTTTATCTGTGACGCACTCTCTTCGCCACTTACATATAGTGTTTTGTATTTTTCTTTGGCTAAATTTGAAGCGATTTTTAAAAGCAGAGTTGATTTACCGATGCCAGGACTACCGCCGATTAGCACGATAGAACCATCTACTACGCCACCGCCAAGGACTAGATCAAGCTCTGTATCTCTTGTGCTAAAGCGTCTTATGCTCTCAACCTGTACTTTATCAATACTGACCGCATGGCTTGGTTGAGTTGAAATTTTAGCTATTTCTTGATTGATTTTTATCTGTGTCTCATTTAGCTCTACAAAGCTATCCCATGCACCGCATTCTGGGCATTTGCCGACCCATTTGCTCTGTTGGTTGCCACACGCTTGACATTCAAAAATACTCTTTGTCTTTGCCATTTTTCATCCTTTTTAAGCGATTATATTTTAAATTTGATTAAATTTAGTTTGATAAATGGTGTAAAAATTTAAAAATACCTACAAAATGAAACATTAAAATAAAAAATTTATAAAATATTTGCAAAAAACATACAAATCAATAAAAATTTAAACTTATTTAAATATAATCACCAAATCTTTTTAATTTGGAGATATTATGAGAGAAAACAAACTAAGCAGAAGTCAGTTTATGACTATCTCCCTTACGCTTTTTGCGATGTATTTTGGTGCGGGTAACTTTATATTTCCGCCAAATTTAGGTAAAGAAGCTGGCGATCACTTTTATATCGCTATCTTGTTTTTCTGTGCAACTGCAGTGCTTATACCAGTGCTAGGCGTGGCTGGCATAGCTCGTGCAAAGGGTCTTAGAAATCTTGTAGATCGCGTAGATCCTATATTTGCGATAGTATTTATCGTGCTTTTATACCTTACTATTGGACCACTTTTTGCGATACCAAGAGCGGCAAATATGCCATTTGATATAGCGATTAAGCCATTTATAAATTTAGACAATCTTCAAATTTATCTTATGGTATATTCTGCACTTTATTTTGCGTTAAATTATTATCTTTGTATGAACCCATCTCGTTTGGTAAAACTTCTTGGTAGATACCTAACCCCTATACTTTTAGTGCTTATCTTATTGCTATTTGGTGCTGGATTTTTATTTCCAATAGGTGAGTTTGTTGCTGCTACTGGAGATTATGCTGCACACCCTGCGGCAAAGGGCTTTGTGGAGGGG
Coding sequences within it:
- a CDS encoding glycosyltransferase family 52; the protein is MLSLLKDKILSKNDNVNLIICTTPLQMVIARHIVQIYSDEKFYFLLIADTKNKNEIFDYYFKSLSKFCLKNFSFYISYNQILFLLELRIKGLLMPKINKIFISSIDNISVQTFLNSIKFDSVCTFDDGTANLVTDSYYDSLKYERSKLSINIPYLYDNWLNPKFTTSIIKNLSSIHYTIFKDIPNVIELNRQNSIDMRYICPFECDVKTDTNQKECIKIFIGSPELELQNDSQQIVAHFKINYVINHPRQIYKLRDVEILDTEGLIVEDYILSCLKNNPHIKYHIYTLFSSAALTMRNFNGVKITAVQTNRTKQVLNKNLKTLFQSVGIEILNF
- a CDS encoding helicase; translated protein: MESKISGKLLNLQTQRTIAKVGMGISLGLATLTAFNMKNRFSKGLHVAAGVSLVAFSFYHYGLYNDCIFQTMLTKKRTKLPLKKATK
- a CDS encoding heavy metal translocating P-type ATPase, coding for MLKQSLKNKNSIRIVHQSKNRVRLLCEQINDRSDVSFIEANICELADVKNARVNKYAKSIVIEYEKNLDKIIAFVSNLHMPTKPKDNSLPSKTNIYKASVALAITPLLPNMTAKTALSLYAAAPNLWQGIKELKSEGITSKVLEAMAVGVSLARNDHLAANSTNVMINLGEYMEESASHRSDDLIKELAKPNIEEVWIEKRDKNGKKTLKKIKTESVKKGDIVVVGAGENIGIDGYIVEGSASVNQVSMTGEAEPVAKNRGDRVISGTVVEEGRIKIWAENVGSDTATARIKEYIQSSLNEKSSIGLRASKLADKLVPVTLSLAGASYLLRQNMDSVAAVLQADYSCALKLATPVAFKSSISKAGRNGILIKGAKAIEALGSADTFVFDKTGTLTHGQLSVVEIYSFKEGFSESDILNLTASAEEHYFHPVAEAIVDAAKERGFHHIHHDEVEFIVAHGVKTFMNGKEVVIGSRHFLEDDEMIDFSSHNDTINKSLNGGLTLLYIGYDKELVGVIAMKDDMRENAKDMLQRLRNLGVKEIVMLSGDIKSKAEEVARELGIDRVFAECLPTDKALIIERLKNEGKNVAFIGDGINDAPSLTKANVGISMHKGADIAKATADISLLKDDIMSVAIAKELANNTMKLISSNFTATVGINTAILGAATIGMLNPIATAVLHNGTTIWLLLNSMKGVKFGK
- a CDS encoding YtxH domain-containing protein, coding for MKNPYIVVDEKTASQLTKSQPSAVDNAINEAAQNLPLVPENFNAAGFVKGLVLGGIVAYVLTNQKAQECVFKAIIKGGALINAGIEELKERFEDVKAELEEQK
- a CDS encoding ferritin-like domain-containing protein; this translates as MRDELLKAAFLSELSAQELYQSLIGFDKIFNEIYTIRQNAIELIKMYAKKYAIKLDDNAPNAFLKPDNLQDALISALNYEIQICKMYEGFTDELNDEELKDIFFRLWATSNNEYIKALKHALKAELSQDTQTSQQNINLNDFTQNGYENIINEYQKSFNEMNENLQNIINGKADKTEIAKILNNPNFPFFSGLALGAISITTISKNLNNQKDQTDD
- a CDS encoding HMA2 domain-containing protein, which produces MDIKTQTLAKIASYFSIISNTNGRLRVRVSSKIKELDSTINLSQIDEMIAKINGIKSVKFNKIIGSVTIEYDHTIFSKDMWEDLLKGRNLDKISTVINEVAREVYCA
- a CDS encoding Fur family transcriptional regulator, encoding MRDFDKFYKHISDFMGKLSHKNSYIKERILSIMYLSQTHLSANEIQEKFMHLHKENISLPTIYSLLNFLDECGLADIYEQNGIKKYELSLKSHHDHLICEKCGRVIEFHDEIIEQRQDEICHKMEFNALAHTMILYGICNNCERK
- a CDS encoding trimeric intracellular cation channel family protein — encoded protein: MDIILVIEYVGIASASLSGFLFAVKKDCDWLGAFVAAFLTALGGGIVRDVLVGRDVYSFTNYMPISIVIVMLFISHSLKFHHKREELEKKFIFIFADAIDVICFSIVGSMVALEYGYNVFGVVMIAFCNGVGGGILRDILLNEIPWFLRTGLYGTISMFVGFCYFLLHYFGYIELPFVLTLLALGLIMRMVAYYRGWKLPDL